A stretch of the Microtus ochrogaster isolate Prairie Vole_2 linkage group LG2, MicOch1.0, whole genome shotgun sequence genome encodes the following:
- the Lipt1 gene encoding lipoyltransferase 1, mitochondrial produces MLTPFPVKNCFRLLCHHRVPAAGFRTPATHGLILKSISNDVYQNLAVEDWIHDHIHLEGKPILFLWRNSPCVVIGRHQNPWQECNLHLMRQGGIKLARRRSGGGTVYHDMGNINLTFFTTKTKYDRMENLKIIVRALNVVQPHLDVQPTKKFDLLLDGQFKISGTASKIGRVAAYHHCTLLCSTDRTALSSLLKSPYQGIKSNATPSIPSVVKNLLEKDPALTCEVLMNAIAAEYAAHHQIDNHINLINPADETQFPGISSKAKELQSWEWIYGWTPKFSVNTTFHVPHEQAHLPIQVSIEVKKGRIETCDIKAPDHWLPLEISNKLNSSFIGSKFCPIEATLLTNILLRTCPDDQHLHSKWNILCEKIKGIM; encoded by the coding sequence ATGCTAACCCCATTTCCGGTGAAGAATTGCTTCCGGTTACTCTGCCACCACAGGGTCCCAGCAGCTGGCTTTAGGACCCCAGCAACACATGGGCTCATTTTAAAGTCAATCTCCAACGATGTGTATCAAAATCTGGCTGTCGAAGACTGGATCCATGACCACATCCATCTAGAAGGCAAGCCAATTCTTTTCCTTTGGAGAAATTCTCCCTGTGTTGTCATCGGCAGGCACCAGAATCCATGGCAGGAATGTAACCTCCATCTGATGAGACAGGGAGGTATCAAACTGGCTCGGAGAAGGAGCGGAGGAGGAACAGTGTACCACGATATGGGTAACATCAATCTGACCTTCTTTACCACCAAGACCAAGTATGATAGAATGGAAAATCTGAAGATAATCGTGAGAGCTCTAAATGTTGTCCAACCCCACCTGGACGTGCAGCCTACCAAAAAATTCGACCTATTACTCGATGGACAGTTTAAAATCTCAGGAACAGCATCAAAGATTGGCCGAGTGGCCGCGTATCACCACTGCACCCTGTTATGCAGTACCGACAGGACAGCTTTGTCGTCTTTGCTCAAGAGCCCATACCAAGGGATAAAGAGCAATGCCACACCTAGCATCCCTTCCGTAGTCAAAAACCTTCTGGAAAAAGATCCCGCGCTGACCTGTGAAGTTCTGATGAACGCGATTGCTGCGGAGTACGCTGCTCATCATCAAATAGATAATCACATTAACCTAATAAACCCGGCAGATGAGACCCAGTTTCCTGGAATAAGCAGCAAAGCTAAAGAGCTGCAAAGCTGGGAGTGGATATACGGCTGGACTCCGAAGTTTAGTGTGAACACCACGTTTCATGTGCCCCACGAACAGGCACATTTGCCAATTCAGGTGTCCATAGAGGTAAAGAAGGGACGAATTGAAACCTGTGATATAAAAGCACCTGACCATTGGTTGCCACTGGAAATCAGTAACAAATTAAACTCAAGTTTTATTGGCAGCAAATTCTGCCCCATTGA